In Elaeis guineensis isolate ETL-2024a chromosome 1, EG11, whole genome shotgun sequence, a genomic segment contains:
- the LOC105038631 gene encoding probable linoleate 9S-lipoxygenase 5 gives MMQGLAKLRQKFGYISPPCTQQDEHATKATVVISRKSRWQKPGKKTTFRLYSSSHVDINTGRGKLSPGEVSLRKGKKTKHGSIDTLTYRVYFILEPDFGIPGAIVVKNGDRDEFFLRFVTLELSESSSIHFDCNSWIYPFKKTNTDRVFFFNTSFLPRQTPLALQDLRQDELISLRGNGRGERKEWERIYDYDRYNDLGEPDKGQDHVRPVLGGSKAYPYPRRGRTGRPLCSDRATETRNKIINLDFYVPPDERFSPIKLSEFISNSIQAVVHFVIPELKSLFQGDLLNFESLDRIKRDLYYDERNRVIEGIVMEKLKVFLPNDLFKEVNKAIKEHPIKFPVPQVIAADDNAWRTDEEFGREMLAGLNPAVIRCLETFPPVGRGERQSSITASHIEGKLDGLTIEQAIDDHRILILDHHDYLMPYLRRINAQGVCVYASRTLLFVKRDRTLRPLVIELSLPVDERGEEISRVFLPASQGPDGALWQLAKAQVAVNDSGHHQLISHWLYTHATVEPFIIATRRHLSTMHPIYKLIDPHFKDTMHINSLARSILLNAGGILEKTMFPGKYALELSSTIYESWRFTEQALPKDLVKRGLAEEDPDEPSGVRLLLKDYPYGADGLDVWTAIQEWVTNYCEHFYHDDQAIITDIEIQAWWKEICQIGHGDKRSDDECWLPLDSLTNLVQVLTTLIWIASALHAAINFGQYGYAGYPPNRPTRCRKFIPAEGTPEYADFLRDPDKYYLEMLPDRFTTTLGIALIEVLSGHTADEVYLGQRTSTTWTNDGEVLRMFQEFGQNLRRVENGIEERNKNPRLKNRWGPAKIPYTLLYPDISNMGGEKGVTGKGIPNSVSI, from the exons ATGATGCAAGGTCTTGCCAAACTACGCCAGAAGTTTGGCTACATAAGCCCTCCTTGCACCCAGCAAGATGAACATGCCACCAAGGCAACGGTTGTCATCTCCCGAAAGTCCAGATGGCAAAAACCTGGGAAAAAGACTACATTCCGGCTCTATAGCAGCTCTCATGTTGATATCA ACACAGGCAGAGGCAAGCTAAGTCCTGGAGAAGTAAGCCTTAGAAAAGGTAAAAAAACGAAGCATGGCAGCATCGACACTTTGACATACCGGGTCTACTTCATCCTCGAGCCAGATTTTGGAATACCAGGTGCAATTGTGGTGAAAAATGGGGACCGTGATGAGTTTTTTCTGAGATTTGTGACGCTGGAGTTGTCCGAGAGCAGCAGTATCCACTTCGATTGCAATTCATGGATATATCCTTTTAAAAAAACCAACACCGATCGAGTGTTCTTCTTTAATACT AGCTTTCTACCAAGACAGACGCCGTTGGCGCTGCAAGACCTCCGACAAGATGAGCTGATAAGTCTGCGAGGAAATGGAAGAGGGGAGAGGAAGGAGTGGGAAAGAATATATGATTATGACCGTTACAATGATCTCGGAGAACCGGATAAAGGCCAGGATCATGTCAGGCCTGTGTTAGGGGGATCCAAGGCATACCCATACCCTCGCAGGGGTAGGACAGGGAGACCTCTATGCAGTG ATCGGGCGACCGAGACTCGGAACAAAATCATCAACCTCGACTTCTACGTCCCGCCGGATGAGCGCTTCAGCCCCATCAAGCTATCAGAGTTCATATCGAATTCGATCCAAGCTGTCGTGCACTTTGTCATCCCTGAGTTGAAGTCATTGTTCCAAGGAGATCTCCTCAACTTTGAGTCATTGGATCGGATAAAAAGAGACCTCTATTATGATGAGCGGAACCGTGTCATCGAAGGTATAGTAATGGAGAAGTTGAAGGTTTTTCTTCCAAATGATCTCTTCAAGGAAGTCAATAAAGCGATCAAGGAACATCCAATTAAATTTCCAGTTCCCCAGGTGATTGCCG CTGATGACAATGCATGGAGGACTGATGAAGAATTTGGAAGAGAGATGCTTGCTGGGCTAAACCCAGCTGTTATCCGATGCTTGGAG ACGTTTCCACCTGTGGGTAGAGGAGAGAGACAGAGCTCCATTACTGCCTCACATATAGAAGGCAAGCTCGATGGCCTAACCATTGAACAG GCAATTGATGATCATAGGATCCTTATTCTTGATCACCATGACTATTTAATGCCATACCTCAGACGCATCAATGCGCAAGGGGTGTGCGTATACGCATCCCGGACTCTCCTATTTGTGAAGAGGGATAGAACTCTCAGGCCTTTGGTCATTGAGCTAAGTTTACCAGTAgatgagagaggagaggagataaGCAGGGTGTTTTTGCCTGCAAGCCAGGGTCCTGACGGAGCACTGTGGCAACTTGCTAAAGCACAAGTGGCAGTCAATGACTCAGGACACCATCAGCTTATAAGTCATTG GCTATATACACATGCAACGGTCGAGCCCTTTATCATAGCTACAAGAAGGCATCTAAGCACAATGCATCCTATCTACAAATTGATTGATCCACATTTTAAGGACACCATGCATATAAATTCTCTTGCTCGGAGTATACTTCTGAATGCTGGTGGAATCCTTGAGAAAACAATGTTTCCAGGCAAATATGCCTTGGAGTTATCTTCAACAATTTACGAGAGTTGGCGGTTCACCGAGCAGGCTCTTCCTAAAGATCTTGTGAAAAG AGGACTGGCCGAGGAAGACCCCGACGAACCCTCCGGCGTCCGTCTGCTCCTCAAAGACTACCCCTATGGCGCCGATGGCCTCGACGTATGGACTGCCATCCAGGAATGGGTGACCAACTACTGCGAGCACTTCTACCATGATGACCAAGCCATCATCACCGACATCGAAATCCAAGCATGGTGGAAGGAAATTTGCCAGATCGGCCACGGCGACAAGCGCAGCGACGACGAATGCTGGCTCCCTCTGGACTCACTCACCAACCTTGTCCAAGTCCTCACCACCCTCATTTGGATTGCCTCCGCCCTCCATGCAGCCATCAACTTTGGGCAGTATGGCTACGCCGGCTACCCCCCGAACCGCCCGACCCGGTGCAGAAAGTTCATTCCGGCAGAGGGGACGCCCGAGTACGCCGACTTCTTGCGTGACCCTGATAAGTACTATCTTGAGATGCTACCGGACCGGTTCACGACGACGTTAGGAATAGCATTGATAGAGGTGCTCTCTGGGCACACCGCCGACGAGGTGTACTTGGGCCAGAGGACGTCGACGACGTGGACCAATGACGGGGAGGTCCTCCGGATGTTCCAGGAGTTCGGACAGAATCTCCGGCGAGTGGAAAACGGGATTGAGGAGAGGAATAAGAATCCGAGGCTGAAGAATAGGTGGGGGCCGGCCAAGATTCCTTACACGCTGTTGTATCCGGATATTTCAAATATGGGGGGGGAGAAAGGAGTCACCGGGAAAGGAATTCCAAATAGTGTGTCTATATAG